A window from Manis javanica isolate MJ-LG chromosome 10, MJ_LKY, whole genome shotgun sequence encodes these proteins:
- the PDAP1 gene encoding 28 kDa heat- and acid-stable phosphoprotein translates to MPKGGRKGGHKGRARQYTSPEEIDAQLQAEKQKAREEEEQGEEGGDGAAGDPKKEKKSLDSDESEDEEDDYQQKRKGVEGLIDIENPNRVAQTAKKVTQLDLDGPKELSRREREEIEKQKAKERYMKMHLAGKTEQAKADLARLAIIRKQREEAARKKEEERKAKDDATLSGKRMQSLSLNK, encoded by the exons ATGCCTAAAGGAG GGAGAAAGGGAGGCCACAAGGGCCGGGCAAGGCAGTACACGAGTCCTGAGGAGATCGATGCACAGCTCCAGGCTGAAAAGCAGAAAGCCAGG GAAGAAGAGGAACAGGGAGAAGAAGGTGGAGATGGGGCTGCAGGTGATcccaaaaaggagaagaaatccCTAGACTCAGATGAGAGTGAGGATGAAGAGGATGATTACCAG CAAAAGCGCAAAGGTGTGGAAGGGCTCATCGACATCGAGAACCCCAACCGGGTGGCACAGACAGCCaagaaggtcacacagctggaccTGGACGGGCCCAAGGAGCTTTCTCGGAGAGAACG AGAAGAAATTGAGAAGCAGAAAGCAAAAGAGCGTTACATGAAAATGCACTTAGCTGGCAAGACAGAGCAAGCCAAGGCTGACCTTGCCCGGCTGGCCATCATCCGGAAACAGAGGGAGGAAGCCgccaggaagaaagaagaagagagaaaag CAAAAGATGATGCAACTTTGTCAGGAAAACGAATGCAGTCACTCTCCCTCAACAAGTAG
- the BUD31 gene encoding protein BUD31 homolog, whose protein sequence is MPKVKRSRKAPPDGWELIEPTLDELDQKMREAETEPHEGKRKVESLWPIFRIHHQKTRYIFDLFYKRKAISRELYEYCIKEGYADKNLIAKWKKQGYENLCCLRCIQTRDTNFGTNCICRVPKSKLEVGRIIECTHCGCRGCSG, encoded by the exons ATGCCCAAAGTCAAAAGAAGCCGGAAAGCGCCTCCAGATGGCTGGGAGTTGATTGAGCCAACACTGGATGAATTAGATCAAAAGATGAGAGAAG CTGAGACAGAGCCTcatgagggaaagaggaaagtagAATCTCTGTGGCCCATCTTCAGGATCCACCACCAGAAAACCCGCTATATTTTTGACCTCTTCTACAAACGGAAAGCCATAAGCAGAG AACTGTATGAATACTGTATTAAAGAAGGCTATGCAGATAAAAACCTGAttgcaaaatggaaaaagcagGGTTATGAGAATTTGTGCTGCCTGCGGTGCATTCAGACAAGGGACACCAATTTTGGGACAAACTGTATCTGCCGGGTCCCCAAAAGCAAGCTGGAAGTG GGCCGGATCATCGAGTGCACGCACTGCGGCTGCCGGGGCTGCTCTGGCTGA